One Diospyros lotus cultivar Yz01 chromosome 1, ASM1463336v1, whole genome shotgun sequence genomic window carries:
- the LOC127795059 gene encoding 7-deoxyloganetic acid glucosyl transferase-like codes for MDPHVLIFPLPLQGPIKCMLKLAELLCLADLQVTFLNTDDSHRRLFRRTGGRAGFKGYRKLHFDTISDGLPDDHPRSADRLTDLVHGLESVTKPRFREMLAYGRLSSGSERPVTCIIADGALNFALDVAEEFKIPLIHFDTISPCGLWTYLCLPKLIDAGELPFQGDDLDAAIKNVPGMEGFLRRRDLPSFCRGSDLNDPIIQLVLEEAQKVPRSHGLILNTFQELDSPILSHMQALCPNLYPIGPLHTHLKTKLTPASPQPAAASTTSLWEEDRSCMAWLDAQPPKSVVYVSIGSLALMTWHQLIEFWHGLVNSGQRFLWVRRPNSVVRGPTGLVPEELVRATEERGCLVGWAPQEEVLAHQAVGLFLTHSGWNSTLESLVEAVPMVCWPYFVDQQVNSRLVSEVWRVGMDMKDTCDRVVIERMIRDLVGTIDGSDEVVESLESVSRLARESVMEGGSSFCNLNRLIEDIRLMKM; via the exons ATGGATCCTCATGTTCTAATCTTCCCGCTGCCGCTACAAGGACCCATCAAGTGCATGCTGAAGCTGGCCGAGCTTCTCTGCCTCGCCGACCTCCAAGTCACCTTCCTCAACACTGACGACAGCCACCGCCGCCTCTTCCGCCGGACCGGAGGCCGGGCCGGCTTCAAGGGCTACCGGAAGCTCCACTTCGACACGATCTCCGACGGCCTACCCGACGACCATCCCCGGTCCGCCGACCGGCTGACGGACTTGGTTCACGGGTTGGAGTCGGTGACGAAACCCCGTTTCAGGGAGATGTTGGCTTACGGCAGGCTTAGTTCTGGCTCCGAAAGGCCGGTGACTTGTATAATAGCAGATGGGGCTTTGAATTTCGCTCTTGATGTTGCCGAGGAGTTTAAGATTCCTTTGATTCACTTTGATACGATCAGTCCTTGTGGTCTATGGACTTACCTCTGTCTTCCCAAACTCATCGACGCCGGCGAGCTTCCTTTCCAAG GAGATGACTTGGACGCAGCAATCAAGAACGTCCCAGGAATGGAGGGCTTTCTCCGGCGCCGGGACCTCCCCAGCTTCTGCCGCGGCTCCGACCTAAACGACCCCATTATCCAATTGGTCTTAGAAGAAGCCCAGAAAGTCCCACGGAGCCACGGCCTTATCCTCAACACATTCCAAGAGCTCGACAGTCCCATCCTCTCCCACATGCAAGCCCTCTGTCCAAACCTCTACCCCATTGGCCCACTCCACACCCACCTTAAAACCAAGCTCACCCCCGCGTCGCCGCAGCCCGCCGCCGCCTCAACCACCAGTCTCTGGGAGGAAGACCGGAGCTGCATGGCGTGGCTGGACGCCCAGCCCCCCAAATCCGTTGTCTACGTCAGCATCGGGAGCCTCGCTTTGATGACGTGGCACCAGCTAATAGAGTTCTGGCACGGCTTGGTGAACAGCGGCCAGAGATTCTTGTGGGTCAGGCGTCCCAACTCTGTAGTCCGTGGGCCGACAGGCCTAGTTCCAGAGGAGCTGGTGCGGGCCACGGAGGAGAGAGGGTGCTTAGTGGGCTGGGCTCCGCAAGAGGAGGTCCTGGCCCACCAGGCTGTTGGGCTTTTCTTGACCCACAGTGGGTGGAATTCGACTTTGGAAAGCTTGGTTGAGGCCGTGCCAATGGTTTGCTGGCCTTATTTTGTGGACCAACAAGTGAATAGTAGGCTTGTGAGCGAGGTTTGGAGGGTTGGGATGGACATGAAGGACACTTGTGATAGGGTTGTGATTGAAAGGATGATCAGGGATCTTGTGGGCACGATCGACGGTAGCGATGAGGTTGTGGAGTCGTTGGAGAGTGTGTCAAGATTGGCTAGAGAGAGCGTGATGGAAGGGGGAtcgtcattttgtaatttgaacCGTCTGATTGAAGATATCAGGTTGATGAAGATGTGA